A portion of the Ricinus communis isolate WT05 ecotype wild-type chromosome 10, ASM1957865v1, whole genome shotgun sequence genome contains these proteins:
- the LOC8288176 gene encoding probable galacturonosyltransferase 4 isoform X2: protein MKMKLRNLVVGMLLVTVIAPIILYTDNRFSTFNSSSSTTEFLEDVASLESTSLLKEPIGIVYTDNSTISPPHTSTIQFHSSPLPQDTREHKSTRVLSATNDQHQSQTDTIIRQVTNQQASRTTDANNKNSKQNPSDGGSQNAVVQQSSLTSEKVTEKGPPKSRTDKQTAQTPVPDARVRQLRDQLIRAKVYLSLPSTKNNPHFTRELRLRIKEVQRVLGDATKDSDLPKNANDKLKAMDQSLAKGKQVQDDCASVVKKLRAMLHSSEEQLRVHKKQTMFLTQLTAKTLPKGLHCFPLRLTNEYYSLNSSQQQFPNQEKLEDPQLYHYALFSDNVLAAAVVVNSTITHAKDPSKHVFHIVTDRLNYAAMRMWFLVNPPGQATIQVQNIEELTWLNSSYSPVLKQLGSQSMIDYYFRTHRANSDSNLKYRNPKYLSILNHLRFYLPEIFPMLNKVLFLDDDIVVQKDLTGLWSLDLKGNVNGAVETCGERFHRFDRYLNFSNPLISKNFDPHACGWAYGMNVFDLDQWKRQNITGVYHTWQKLNHDRLLWKLGTLPPGLITFWKQTYSIDRSWHVLGLGYNPNVNQREIERAAVIHYNGNLKPWLEIGISKYRNYWAKYVDYDHVYLRECNINP, encoded by the exons ATGAAAATGAAGCTCCGGAATTTGGTGGTGGGGATGCTTTTGGTCACCGTAATTGCCCCTATTATTCTCTACACTGATAATAGATTCTCTACCTTCAACTCTTCTTCCT CCACGACCGAATTCCTCGAAGATGTTGCTTCTCTC GAATCCACTTCTCTTCTTAAAGAACCCATTGGAATTGTATATACTGACAACTCTACCATTTCACCTCCACACACCTCCACCATTCAATTCCATAGTTCTCCATTACCGCAAG ATACAAGAGAGCATAAATCTACTAGAGTATTATCCGCCACCAACGACCAGCATCAATCTCAAACCGATACTATCATCAGACAGGTTACTAATCAACAAGCAAGTCGGACGACTGATGCCAATAATAAGAATTCCAAACAGAACCCATCCGATGGAGGATCTCAAAATGCG GTTGTGCAGCAGTCTTCTCTAACTTCTGAAAAGGTCACTGAGAAAGGACCCCCCAAGTCTAGAACTGATAAACAGACAGCTCAAACACCTGTGCCAGATGCTCGGGTGCGGCAACTCAGAGACCAACTTATTAGGGCAAAGGTATACTTGTCTCTTCCATCCACGAAAAACAATCCCCATTTTACAAGGGAGCTTCGGTTGCGGATAAAGGAAGTTCAACGTGTGCTTGGAGATGCAACTAAAGATTCTGATCTGCCAAAGaa TGCCAATGATAAATTGAAGGCAATGGACCAATCATTGGCAAAAGGAAAGCAGGTGCAGGATGACTGTGCCTCGGTGGTAAAGAAGCTTCGAGCTATGCTCCACTCAAGTGAAGAGCAGCTCCGAGTGCATAAGAAGCAAACCATGTTTTTGACACAATTAACAGCAAAAACACTTCCTAAGGGTCTGCATTGTTTTCCATTACGCTTGACCAATGAGTACTACAGCTTGAATTCTTCTCAGCAGCAATTTCCAAATCAAGAGAAACTAGAAGACCCTCAGCTGTACCACTATGCATTATTCTCAGACAATGTTCTGGCAGCAGCAGTTGTTGTGAACTCCACCATTACCCATGCTAAG GATCCTTCGAAACATGTTTTCCACATTGTTACTGATAGGCTCAATTATGCTGCAATGAGAATGTGGTTTCTAGTGAATCCACCAGGCCAAGCTACTATTCAGGTTCAGAATATCGAAGAGCTTACCTGGTTGAATTCAAGTTACAGTCCTGTTCTCAAGCAGTTGGGTTCTCAATCAATgatagattattattttaggaCACATCGTGCAAATTCTGATTCTAATTTGAAGTATCGGAACCCAAAGTACTTATCCATCTTGAACCATCTACGCTTTTACCTGCCTGAGATCTTTCCAATGCTCAACAAAGTGTTGTTCTTAGATGATGATATAGTGGTACAAAAGGATCTTACAGGCCTTTGGTCCCTTGACTTGAAGGGCAATGTTAATGGTGCTGTTGAGACTTGTGGAGAAAgatttcatcgttttgatcgATATCTCAACTTTTCAAATCCTCTTATCTCAAAGAATTTTGATCCTCATGCTTGTGGATGGGCATACGGAATGAATGTCTTTGATCTGGATCAATGGAAGAGGCAAAACATCACTGGTGTATATCATACATGGCAGAAGCTG AATCATGACAGATTGCTGTGGAAGTTGGGGACCTTACCACCTGGCCTCATCACTTTTTGGAAACAGACTTATTCCATTGATCGCTCTTGGCATGTACTAGGCCTTGGGTATAACCCCAATGTCAACCAAAGAGAAATTGAACGAGCAGCTGTCATACACTATAATGGTAACTTGAAACCATGGCTTGAGATAGGCATATCCAAGTACCGCAACTATTGGGCGAAATATGTAGATTATGATCATGTGTATTTGCGTGAGTGCAACATTAACCCCTAA
- the LOC8283326 gene encoding cell wall / vacuolar inhibitor of fructosidase 2: MAQSSHSFFLISLLLLILHSDAAGATTKLVDKVCQQTSSYSFCVNSLYSDSRTPDADEYTLAFISVGLAYANATSTRDHISELLKNHHDHYQQPLQRCVRNYNKAISLLAMADNDLNSETFFELADLANQASRAATDCDAAFKGIPSPPLANRNSDLKALCQICGILGKLFTGLL; the protein is encoded by the coding sequence ATGGCTCAGAGCAGTCATTCTTTCTTCCTCATCTCTCTCTTGCTTCTTATCCTGCACTCTGATGCTGCTGGTGCAACCACTAAACTCGTAGACAAGGTCTGCCAGCAAACCTCCAGCTACTCCTTCTGCGTCAACTCTCTTTACTCGGACTCACGTACTCCGGATGCGGATGAATACACACTGGCCTTTATTTCAGTAGGATTAGCATACGCCAATGCCACCTCCACTCGAGACCACATCTCTGAGCTCCTCAAGAATCACCATGACCATTACCAGCAGCCTCTCCAAAGATGCGTCCGCAATTACAACAAGGCTATTTCTCTTCTTGCGATGGCTGACAACGACTTGAACTCCGAGACTTTCTTCGAGTTGGCTGATTTGGCTAACCAAGCTTCCCGTGCTGCTACTGATTGTGATGCTGCTTTCAAAGGAATTCCATCGCCACCTTTGGCTAACCGGAACAGTGATCTAAAAGCTCTCTGTCAAATCTGCGGAATCCTTGGTAAATTGTTTACGGGACTATTGTGA
- the LOC8288176 gene encoding probable galacturonosyltransferase 4 isoform X1 — MKMKLRNLVVGMLLVTVIAPIILYTDNRFSTFNSSSSTTEFLEDVASLTLSGDSRDHLNVLPQESTSLLKEPIGIVYTDNSTISPPHTSTIQFHSSPLPQDTREHKSTRVLSATNDQHQSQTDTIIRQVTNQQASRTTDANNKNSKQNPSDGGSQNAVVQQSSLTSEKVTEKGPPKSRTDKQTAQTPVPDARVRQLRDQLIRAKVYLSLPSTKNNPHFTRELRLRIKEVQRVLGDATKDSDLPKNANDKLKAMDQSLAKGKQVQDDCASVVKKLRAMLHSSEEQLRVHKKQTMFLTQLTAKTLPKGLHCFPLRLTNEYYSLNSSQQQFPNQEKLEDPQLYHYALFSDNVLAAAVVVNSTITHAKDPSKHVFHIVTDRLNYAAMRMWFLVNPPGQATIQVQNIEELTWLNSSYSPVLKQLGSQSMIDYYFRTHRANSDSNLKYRNPKYLSILNHLRFYLPEIFPMLNKVLFLDDDIVVQKDLTGLWSLDLKGNVNGAVETCGERFHRFDRYLNFSNPLISKNFDPHACGWAYGMNVFDLDQWKRQNITGVYHTWQKLNHDRLLWKLGTLPPGLITFWKQTYSIDRSWHVLGLGYNPNVNQREIERAAVIHYNGNLKPWLEIGISKYRNYWAKYVDYDHVYLRECNINP; from the exons ATGAAAATGAAGCTCCGGAATTTGGTGGTGGGGATGCTTTTGGTCACCGTAATTGCCCCTATTATTCTCTACACTGATAATAGATTCTCTACCTTCAACTCTTCTTCCT CCACGACCGAATTCCTCGAAGATGTTGCTTCTCTC ACTCTTTCCGGTGATTCCAGGGATCATCTAAATGTGTTACCCCAg GAATCCACTTCTCTTCTTAAAGAACCCATTGGAATTGTATATACTGACAACTCTACCATTTCACCTCCACACACCTCCACCATTCAATTCCATAGTTCTCCATTACCGCAAG ATACAAGAGAGCATAAATCTACTAGAGTATTATCCGCCACCAACGACCAGCATCAATCTCAAACCGATACTATCATCAGACAGGTTACTAATCAACAAGCAAGTCGGACGACTGATGCCAATAATAAGAATTCCAAACAGAACCCATCCGATGGAGGATCTCAAAATGCG GTTGTGCAGCAGTCTTCTCTAACTTCTGAAAAGGTCACTGAGAAAGGACCCCCCAAGTCTAGAACTGATAAACAGACAGCTCAAACACCTGTGCCAGATGCTCGGGTGCGGCAACTCAGAGACCAACTTATTAGGGCAAAGGTATACTTGTCTCTTCCATCCACGAAAAACAATCCCCATTTTACAAGGGAGCTTCGGTTGCGGATAAAGGAAGTTCAACGTGTGCTTGGAGATGCAACTAAAGATTCTGATCTGCCAAAGaa TGCCAATGATAAATTGAAGGCAATGGACCAATCATTGGCAAAAGGAAAGCAGGTGCAGGATGACTGTGCCTCGGTGGTAAAGAAGCTTCGAGCTATGCTCCACTCAAGTGAAGAGCAGCTCCGAGTGCATAAGAAGCAAACCATGTTTTTGACACAATTAACAGCAAAAACACTTCCTAAGGGTCTGCATTGTTTTCCATTACGCTTGACCAATGAGTACTACAGCTTGAATTCTTCTCAGCAGCAATTTCCAAATCAAGAGAAACTAGAAGACCCTCAGCTGTACCACTATGCATTATTCTCAGACAATGTTCTGGCAGCAGCAGTTGTTGTGAACTCCACCATTACCCATGCTAAG GATCCTTCGAAACATGTTTTCCACATTGTTACTGATAGGCTCAATTATGCTGCAATGAGAATGTGGTTTCTAGTGAATCCACCAGGCCAAGCTACTATTCAGGTTCAGAATATCGAAGAGCTTACCTGGTTGAATTCAAGTTACAGTCCTGTTCTCAAGCAGTTGGGTTCTCAATCAATgatagattattattttaggaCACATCGTGCAAATTCTGATTCTAATTTGAAGTATCGGAACCCAAAGTACTTATCCATCTTGAACCATCTACGCTTTTACCTGCCTGAGATCTTTCCAATGCTCAACAAAGTGTTGTTCTTAGATGATGATATAGTGGTACAAAAGGATCTTACAGGCCTTTGGTCCCTTGACTTGAAGGGCAATGTTAATGGTGCTGTTGAGACTTGTGGAGAAAgatttcatcgttttgatcgATATCTCAACTTTTCAAATCCTCTTATCTCAAAGAATTTTGATCCTCATGCTTGTGGATGGGCATACGGAATGAATGTCTTTGATCTGGATCAATGGAAGAGGCAAAACATCACTGGTGTATATCATACATGGCAGAAGCTG AATCATGACAGATTGCTGTGGAAGTTGGGGACCTTACCACCTGGCCTCATCACTTTTTGGAAACAGACTTATTCCATTGATCGCTCTTGGCATGTACTAGGCCTTGGGTATAACCCCAATGTCAACCAAAGAGAAATTGAACGAGCAGCTGTCATACACTATAATGGTAACTTGAAACCATGGCTTGAGATAGGCATATCCAAGTACCGCAACTATTGGGCGAAATATGTAGATTATGATCATGTGTATTTGCGTGAGTGCAACATTAACCCCTAA
- the LOC8283868 gene encoding pentatricopeptide repeat-containing protein At3g24000, mitochondrial — MIMNANILLLPKQGWSFIRCLPVWASQFTTSNGSQLEESDALSSSSLIIEEKDLLRHSLDQSGTGLHVLDLIDRASLEPDRTLYHILFKKCTLFNKLKEGQLVHAHLLNSRFKHDLVIQNTILNMYAKCGNLGEARKVFDQMPVKDVVTWTALITGYSQHDRPKDALLLFPQMLTLGFRPNHFTLSSLLKASGVSPSDSNGRLLHAFCIKYGYSCNVYVGSALLDMYARSGHLEEALFIFDGLPSRNEVSWNALIAGCARKGDQELAFSFFSKMLRENIQPTQFTYSIVLSACASIGSLEQGKWVHALLIKSGAKLVDFVGNTLLGMYAKSGSIEDARKVFDGLVKRDVVSWNSMLAGYAQHGLGNIALLIFRQMLIIGVAPNDITFLCVLTACSHAGLLAEGLHYFNLMRKYKVEPQISHYVTVVDLLGRAGQFDQAEKFIREMPIAPTAALWGALLGACRMHKNMELGAYAAKCMFELDSHDSGTHMLLYNIYASAGRWNDAAKARKMMRESKLKKEPACSWLELKNAVHMFVADDDAHPLREEIRKMWEKISEKIKEIGYVPDTSHVLLFVDQQEREEKLQYHSEKLALAFALLKTPPGSTIRIKKNIRVCGDCHSAFKFVSKLEDREIIVRDTNRFHHFHDGLCSCGDYW, encoded by the coding sequence atgatCATGAACGCTAACATTCTTTTACTCCCAAAACAAGGATGGAGTTTTATCCGATGTTTACCGGTTTGGGCTTCGCAGTTTACCACATCAAATGGGAGCCAGTTAGAGGAATCAGACgctctctcttcttcttcactgATAATTGAAGAAAAGGACCTTCTCCGCCACAGCCTCGACCAATCAGGAACAGGCCTTCATGTTCTGGACCTCATCGATCGTGCTTCTTTGGAACCCGATAGAACTCTCTATCATATCTtgtttaaaaaatgtacccttTTCAACAAACTCAAAGAAGGCCAACTCGTCCATGCCCACCTCCTCAATTCCCGCTTTAAACACGACCTCGTTATACAAAATACCATTCTCAACATGTATGCCAAGTGTGGAAATTTGGGTGAAGCTCGTAAGGTATTTGACCAAATGCCTGTTAAAGATGTCGTTACTTGGACTGCCTTGATTACTGGCTATTCTCAACATGATCGCCCTAAAGATGCCCTTCTTTTGTTCCCTCAGATGTTAACCCTTGGCTTTCGACCTAACCACTTCACCTTGTCCTCCTTATTAAAGGCGTCTGGGGTCAGCCCTAGTGATTCAAATGGTAGGCTGCTTCATGCATTTTGTATCAAGTACGGTTACAGTTGTAATGTTTACGTGGGTAGTGCTCTTTTGGACATGTACGCTAGGAGTGGTCACTTAGAAGAAGCcctatttatttttgatggtCTGCCTAGCAGGAATGAGGTGTCTTGGAATGCTTTAATTGCAGGCTGTGCTAGGAAGGGTGACCAAGAGCTcgctttttctttcttctctaaaaTGCTGAGGGAAAATATTCAGCCTACTCAATTCACCTATTCTATAGTTCTTAGTGCCTGTGCCAGCATTGGTTCTCTGGAGCAAGGGAAATGGGTTCACGCTCTTCTCATAAAGTCAGGTGCGAAGCTGGTTGATTTTGTTGGAAATACTTTGCTCGGGATGTATGCGAAGTCAGGTAGCATTGAGGATGCTAGGAAAGTTTTTGATGGGTTGGTAAAAAGAGATGTCGTTTCTTGGAATTCTATGCTCGCTGGATATGCACAACATGGACTTGGGAATATAGCTTTGCTAATATTTAGACAGATGCTGATAATTGGAGTTGCACCTAATGATATAACCTTCCTCTGTGTGCTTACTGCTTGCAGCCATGCAGGGCTTTTGGCTGAAGGACTCCATTATTTCAACCTAATGAGGAAGTACAAGGTGGAGCCGCAAATTTCACATTATGTTACAGTTGTTGATCTTCTTGGTCGAGCTGGCCAATTTGATCAGGCTGAGAAATTTATAAGAGAAATGCCGATTGCCCCCACTGCTGCTCTATGGGGAGCATTACTTGGTGCGTGTAGGATGCATAAGAATATGGAATTAGGTGCTTATGCTGCCAAATGTATGTTTGAGCTTGATTCTCATGATTCAGGGACTCACATGTTGCTTTACAATATCTATGCCTCTGCTGGTAGATGGAATGATGCTGCAAAAGCTAGGAAGATGATGAGAGAGAGCAAACTAAAGAAGGAACCTGCTTGTAGTTGGTTGGAGCTCAAAAATGCAGTACACATGTTTGTGGCAGATGATGATGCCCACCCCCTGAGAGAAGAAATTCGTAAGATGTGGGAGAAAATTAGTGAGAAGATCAAGGAGATCGGATACGTCCCCGACACCAGCCACGTGCTCTTGTTTGTGGACCAGCAGGAAAGAGAGGAAAAGTTGCAGTATCATAGTGAGAAGCTTGCTTTAGCATTTGCACTTCTCAAAACTCCCCCTGGATCCACTATCCGCATCAAGAAGAATATCAGAGTTTGCGGTGATTGCCATTCAGCATTCAAGTTTGTGTCAAAGCTGGAAGACAGGGAAATTATTGTCAGAGATACGAATAGGTTCCATCATTTTCATGATGGCTTGTGTTCTTGTGGTGACTACTGGTAG
- the LOC8283869 gene encoding uncharacterized protein LOC8283869 has translation MERENNNSKRRREGDQEAKDSAKKQHHNIDINKQQQQQEQEAYESSSDNYLGLGVFEFPWLNESMISKSEEWYFEDSFSLCDLHDTSACTTAAAASPEFSGQCLSETCMESLHIPLEKFEECVWSLEMDQGVECTWGSLHKSEQQNRPCTL, from the coding sequence ATGGAAAGGGAGAACAACAACAGCAAGAGAAGAAGAGAGGGAGATCAAGAGGCTAAGGACTCGGCTAAAAAGCAACATCATAATATTGATATAAAcaaacagcagcagcagcaggagCAGGAGGCGTATGAATCCTCATCAGACAATTATTTGGGATTAGGAGTGTTTGAGTTTCCCTGGCTTAACGAAAGTATGATCTCTAAATCAGAAGAATGGTATTTTGAGGACTCGTTTTCCTTGTGTGATCTCCACGACACTAGTGCTTGCACAACAGCAGCTGCTGCATCGCCTGAGTTTTCTGGCCAATGCTTGTCTGAAACGTGCATGGAATCCCTACATATTCCTTTGGAAAAGTTTGAGGAATGCGTATGGTCCTTGGAAATGGATCAGGGTGTGGAGTGCACCTGGGGCTCCTTGCACAAAAGTGAGCAGCAAAATCGACCTTGTACACTTTAG